A part of Roseitalea porphyridii genomic DNA contains:
- a CDS encoding BrnT family toxin produces the protein MEIEFDPDKERRNRLKHKISLARAVDFEFLAFVEDDRVDYGEVRYRAWGLIDGAYHAMAFTLRGERVRVIMLRRAHDKEIRRYVGQDAKDR, from the coding sequence GTGGAGATCGAATTCGACCCGGACAAGGAGCGGCGAAACCGTCTCAAGCACAAGATTTCGCTGGCAAGGGCGGTCGATTTCGAATTTCTGGCCTTTGTCGAGGACGACCGGGTCGACTACGGCGAGGTTCGCTACAGGGCCTGGGGTCTGATCGACGGGGCCTATCATGCCATGGCGTTCACGCTTCGCGGAGAACGCGTGCGGGTGATCATGTTGCGTCGCGCGCATGACAAAGAGATCAGGCGATATGTCGGACAAGACGCCAAAGACCGATAA
- a CDS encoding BrnA antitoxin family protein → MSDKTPKTDKDAWADREWSQADFDRAQSPEALPGAVRDAFPRTRGPQKTPTKVPVSIRLSADVVAHFKAGGPGWQRRIDETLKKVIAEQ, encoded by the coding sequence ATGTCGGACAAGACGCCAAAGACCGATAAAGACGCATGGGCCGACCGGGAGTGGTCGCAGGCCGACTTCGATCGTGCGCAATCGCCCGAAGCGCTTCCTGGCGCGGTGCGCGACGCCTTTCCGAGAACGCGCGGGCCTCAGAAGACGCCAACCAAGGTGCCCGTTTCGATCCGGCTTAGCGCCGACGTGGTCGCGCACTTCAAGGCGGGCGGGCCGGGCTGGCAGCGACGGATCGACGAGACGCTCAAGAAGGTCATCGCAGAGCAGTAG